In the genome of Nocardioides seonyuensis, one region contains:
- a CDS encoding aminoglycoside phosphotransferase family protein translates to MFIPRALDAQRSLGEEWGDWLDRLPRLAGDVLEEWRLVLDGEALHGHCSLVLPVRTDAGERAALKVTFDGDDESEHEGLALQRWAGHGAVRLLRADPHRRALLLERLHTHDLSDAWDIDACEVVGGLYAALHVPAPAQLRTLTSYVERCLDDLVVLGRDVPMPRRHVDQALALGRDLVSDPASTGVLVHGDLHYANVLAADREPWSAIDPKPMSGDPHYEPAPMLWNRWDELAGDLRNGVRRRFHTLVDVALLDEARARDWVIVRAVLSAGWTVQRARAGDRSLAQGEQAWITRCLTIAKAVQD, encoded by the coding sequence GTGTTCATCCCCCGCGCACTCGACGCGCAGCGGTCACTGGGTGAGGAGTGGGGCGACTGGCTCGACCGCCTGCCCCGCCTTGCGGGTGACGTGCTCGAGGAGTGGCGGCTGGTGCTGGACGGGGAGGCCCTGCACGGACACTGTTCGCTGGTCCTTCCGGTGCGGACCGACGCGGGGGAGCGTGCCGCGCTCAAGGTCACCTTCGACGGAGACGACGAGTCCGAGCACGAAGGGCTCGCCCTGCAGCGCTGGGCGGGCCACGGTGCCGTACGACTCCTGCGCGCCGACCCGCACCGCCGAGCCCTGCTCCTGGAGCGGTTGCACACCCACGACCTCTCCGATGCCTGGGACATCGACGCGTGCGAAGTCGTCGGAGGGCTCTACGCCGCTCTCCACGTGCCCGCGCCGGCGCAGCTGCGGACGCTGACGTCGTACGTCGAACGGTGCCTCGACGACCTCGTGGTGCTCGGACGCGACGTGCCGATGCCGCGACGCCACGTCGACCAGGCGCTGGCGCTGGGTCGGGACCTGGTGAGCGACCCCGCGAGCACGGGAGTGCTGGTCCACGGTGACCTGCACTACGCCAACGTGCTGGCTGCGGACCGCGAGCCCTGGTCGGCGATCGACCCGAAGCCGATGAGCGGTGACCCCCACTACGAGCCTGCGCCCATGTTGTGGAACCGCTGGGACGAGCTGGCAGGAGACCTGCGCAACGGCGTACGACGCCGGTTCCACACCCTCGTGGACGTCGCCCTTCTCGACGAGGCACGCGCCCGGGACTGGGTCATCGTCCGCGCAGTGCTGAGCGCGGGTTGGACCGTCCAGCGGGCGAGGGCCGGTGACCGGTCGCTCGCCCAGGGAGAGCAGGCCTGGATCACCCGATGCCTGACGATCGCCAAGGCGGTGCAGGACTAG